In Malus sylvestris chromosome 16, drMalSylv7.2, whole genome shotgun sequence, the following are encoded in one genomic region:
- the LOC126609419 gene encoding uncharacterized protein LOC126609419 translates to MVSSSPSALSHSSFNISSTNLNVWEKPGNLHSRVQVKSCKRPTTVVVCSGSSSPAPTSRRRVLLQSSVSLAASAAILLCSNPAEAGFLSGSTGIESVPGPELPQIDFLKRFNEENQKKYAENDARFRSTQILKELLEKSKLNKEKNSKEIQDKYCIRGAEWGVGDCSAEGMTPDEKDKFIAMLKEKAGVKD, encoded by the exons ATGGTTTCCTCTTCACCTTCAGCTCTCTCCCACTCTTCCTTTAATATTTCAAGCACCAATTTAAATGTCTGGGAAAAACCTGGTAACCTGCATAGCAGAGTCCAAGTAAAGAGCTGTAAAAGACCTACCACAGTCGTAGTTTGTTCTGGTTCTTCTTCTCCGGCTCCGACGTCTCGCCGCCGCGTTCTTCTCCAAAGCTCCGTTTCTTTGGCTGCTTCAGCTGCCATTCTCCTCTGCTCAAATCCAG CTGAAGCAGGATTTCTATCAGGATCGACCGGAATAGAATCAGTTCCGGGTCCTGAGTTGCCTCAAATCGACTTCCTCAAACGCTTCAATG AAGAAAATCAGAAGAAGTATGCAGAAAATGATGCAAGATTCAGATCAACTCAAATACTCAAGGAGCTACTAGAAAAGTCCAAGCTCAACAAAGAAAA GAATAGTAAGGAAATTCAAGACAAGTACTGCATACGCGGGGCGGAGTGGGGAGTAGGAGATTGCTCAGCGGAGGGAATGACACCTGACGAGAAAGACAAGTTCATCGCAATGTTGAAGGAGAAGGCTGGCGTCAAGGATTGA
- the LOC126609416 gene encoding uncharacterized protein LOC126609416 isoform X3: MYRTVATATTATRGGSPTDSGDCVVTLDQVPRWSNSEHRSSLEYDNEDPSFSNSFFPDPLTSQSGGESSSNGIVSRFPVDHEINSKIYLWRGNPWNLEVDAVVNSTNENMDEAHCSPGLHAAAGPGLAEECASLGGCRTGMAKVTKAYDLPARRVIHTVGPKYAVKYHTAAENALSHCYRSCLELLIENGLQSIAMGCIYTEAKNYPREPAAHVAIRTVRRFLEKQKDKIAAVVFCTTTSMDTEIYKRLLPLYFPRDKLEEEIALSKLPADVGDENGETIIDERKIRIKPLPKKNIPKPPQAPVELPVSDVGLVQRNSPYLDSYLDPAFMSLIKDPDQRRKEQWEKTAQAQSGWNCAKILGFGDLGGPPLSAAEEYSLHSRYLAKANSLNLSELAEMKIVYRGGVDSEGRPVMVVVGAHFLLRCLDLERFVHYVIKEFEPLIQKPYTIVYFHSAASLQLQPDLGWMKRVQQILGRKHQRNLHAIYVLHPTFGLKAAIFALQLFVDNVKVVYVDRLLQLFRYVPREQLTIPDFVFQHDLEVNGGKGLIVDPRTKYVYHRP, encoded by the exons ATGTACCGGACCGTGGCTACAGCCACAACTGCAACCAGGGGCGGATCTCCGACTGATAGTGGGGATTGTGTTGTCACTTTGGATCAAGTTCCACGGTGGAGCAATTCAGAGCATCGTTCTTCCTTGGAATATGACAATGAAGATCCTTcgttttcaaattcgttttttccTGATCCTTTAACTTCCCAATCTGGGGGAGAGAGCAGTAGCAATGGGATAGTCTCAAGATTTCCAGTTGACCATGAAATTAATTCAAAGATATATCTATGGAGAGGGAACCCATGGAATCTCGAAGTTGATGCGGTAGTGAATTCTACAAATGAG AACATGGATGAAGCGCATTGTAGTCCTGGTCTGCATGCTGCGGCTGGACCTGGTCTTGCGGAAGAATGTGCATCACTG GGTGGATGTAGAACAGGGATGGCAAAGGTTACTAAAGCGTATGACCTTCCAGCTAG GAGGGTTATCCATACTGTCGGTCCCAAGTATGCAGTGAAATACCATACTGCTGCAGAAAATGCTCTGAGCCATTGTTATCGTTCTTGCCTTGAACTTCTCATTGAAAATGGGCTGCAAAG CATTGCAATGGGCTGTATATATACAGAAGCTAAGAACTACCCTCGTGAGCCAGCTGCCCATGTTGCTATAA GGACTGTACGACGTTTTCTGGAAAAGCAGAAAGATAAAATCGCAGCTGTTGTTTTTTGTACTACCACATCAATGGATACAGAGATATACAAAAG ATTGCTTCCGCTTTACTTTCCCCGAGATAAACTTGAAGAGGAGATTGCCTTGTCGAAGCTTCCTGCAGATGTAGGTGATGAAAATGGCGAGACAATTATAGATGAGCGCAAAATCAGAATAAAGCCTTTGCCCAAGAAGAATATTCCAAAGCCTCCCCAGGCTCCAGTTGAGCTTCCTGTGAGTGATGTTGGCTTGGTACAAAG GAACTCACCATATTTGGATTCATATTTGGATCCTGCCTTCATGTCCTTAATAAAAGATCCAGATCAGAGACGCAAGGAACAATGGGAGAAAACTGCTCAAGCACAAAGTGGATGGAATTGTGCTAAAATTCTTGGGTTTGGCGACCTTGGTGGACCTCCATTGTCTGCTGCAGAAGAATACTCGCTTCATTCAAGATACCTTGCTAAAGCAAATTCTCTTAATCTTTCAGAACTTGCAGAAATGAAAATTGT TTACCGAGGTGGGGTTGACAGCGAGGGTCGTCCTGTAATGGTGGTTGTGGGGGCACATTTTCTTTTGCGATGTCTTGATCTAGAACGATTTGTACACTATGTTATTAAG GAGTTTGAACCCTTAATACAAAAGCCTTATACTATTGTATACTTCCACTCAGCAGCATCTTTACAGCT CCAGCCAGACTTGGGGTGGATGAAAAGGGTACAACAGATACTTGGTCGTAAACACCAACGTAATCTGCAT GCAATATACGTCCTTCACCCGACATTTGGGCTGAAGGCTGCAATATTTGCCCTGCAACTGTTCGTGGACAATGTG AAAGTGGTATATGTAGATAGATTACTGCAGCTCTTTCGATATGTTCCTCGTGAGCAGTTGACCATCCCCGACTTTGTGTTCCA GCACGATTTGGAAGTGAACGGTGGGAAGGGTCTTATCGTGGACCCGAGAACCAAGTATGTGTATCATCGACCGTAG
- the LOC126609416 gene encoding uncharacterized protein LOC126609416 isoform X1: MYRTVATATTATRGGSPTDSGDCVVTLDQVPRWSNSEHRSSLEYDNEDPSFSNSFFPDPLTSQSGGESSSNGIVSRFPVDHEINSKIYLWRGNPWNLEVDAVVNSTNENMDEAHCSPGLHAAAGPGLAEECASLGGCRTGMAKVTKAYDLPARRVIHTVGPKYAVKYHTAAENALSHCYRSCLELLIENGLQRCLADDLCYRLFFPFVLFFVKCEVYFVWPMYCSIAMGCIYTEAKNYPREPAAHVAIRTVRRFLEKQKDKIAAVVFCTTTSMDTEIYKRLLPLYFPRDKLEEEIALSKLPADVGDENGETIIDERKIRIKPLPKKNIPKPPQAPVELPVSDVGLVQRNSPYLDSYLDPAFMSLIKDPDQRRKEQWEKTAQAQSGWNCAKILGFGDLGGPPLSAAEEYSLHSRYLAKANSLNLSELAEMKIVYRGGVDSEGRPVMVVVGAHFLLRCLDLERFVHYVIKEFEPLIQKPYTIVYFHSAASLQLQPDLGWMKRVQQILGRKHQRNLHAIYVLHPTFGLKAAIFALQLFVDNVVWKKVVYVDRLLQLFRYVPREQLTIPDFVFQHDLEVNGGKGLIVDPRTKYVYHRP, from the exons ATGTACCGGACCGTGGCTACAGCCACAACTGCAACCAGGGGCGGATCTCCGACTGATAGTGGGGATTGTGTTGTCACTTTGGATCAAGTTCCACGGTGGAGCAATTCAGAGCATCGTTCTTCCTTGGAATATGACAATGAAGATCCTTcgttttcaaattcgttttttccTGATCCTTTAACTTCCCAATCTGGGGGAGAGAGCAGTAGCAATGGGATAGTCTCAAGATTTCCAGTTGACCATGAAATTAATTCAAAGATATATCTATGGAGAGGGAACCCATGGAATCTCGAAGTTGATGCGGTAGTGAATTCTACAAATGAG AACATGGATGAAGCGCATTGTAGTCCTGGTCTGCATGCTGCGGCTGGACCTGGTCTTGCGGAAGAATGTGCATCACTG GGTGGATGTAGAACAGGGATGGCAAAGGTTACTAAAGCGTATGACCTTCCAGCTAG GAGGGTTATCCATACTGTCGGTCCCAAGTATGCAGTGAAATACCATACTGCTGCAGAAAATGCTCTGAGCCATTGTTATCGTTCTTGCCTTGAACTTCTCATTGAAAATGGGCTGCAAAGGTGCTTGGCAGATGATTTGTGCTATCGATTGTTCttcccttttgttttgttctttgtaAAGTGTGAAGTTTATTTTGTTTGGCCAATGTATTGTAGCATTGCAATGGGCTGTATATATACAGAAGCTAAGAACTACCCTCGTGAGCCAGCTGCCCATGTTGCTATAA GGACTGTACGACGTTTTCTGGAAAAGCAGAAAGATAAAATCGCAGCTGTTGTTTTTTGTACTACCACATCAATGGATACAGAGATATACAAAAG ATTGCTTCCGCTTTACTTTCCCCGAGATAAACTTGAAGAGGAGATTGCCTTGTCGAAGCTTCCTGCAGATGTAGGTGATGAAAATGGCGAGACAATTATAGATGAGCGCAAAATCAGAATAAAGCCTTTGCCCAAGAAGAATATTCCAAAGCCTCCCCAGGCTCCAGTTGAGCTTCCTGTGAGTGATGTTGGCTTGGTACAAAG GAACTCACCATATTTGGATTCATATTTGGATCCTGCCTTCATGTCCTTAATAAAAGATCCAGATCAGAGACGCAAGGAACAATGGGAGAAAACTGCTCAAGCACAAAGTGGATGGAATTGTGCTAAAATTCTTGGGTTTGGCGACCTTGGTGGACCTCCATTGTCTGCTGCAGAAGAATACTCGCTTCATTCAAGATACCTTGCTAAAGCAAATTCTCTTAATCTTTCAGAACTTGCAGAAATGAAAATTGT TTACCGAGGTGGGGTTGACAGCGAGGGTCGTCCTGTAATGGTGGTTGTGGGGGCACATTTTCTTTTGCGATGTCTTGATCTAGAACGATTTGTACACTATGTTATTAAG GAGTTTGAACCCTTAATACAAAAGCCTTATACTATTGTATACTTCCACTCAGCAGCATCTTTACAGCT CCAGCCAGACTTGGGGTGGATGAAAAGGGTACAACAGATACTTGGTCGTAAACACCAACGTAATCTGCAT GCAATATACGTCCTTCACCCGACATTTGGGCTGAAGGCTGCAATATTTGCCCTGCAACTGTTCGTGGACAATGTG GTCTGGAAGAAAGTGGTATATGTAGATAGATTACTGCAGCTCTTTCGATATGTTCCTCGTGAGCAGTTGACCATCCCCGACTTTGTGTTCCA GCACGATTTGGAAGTGAACGGTGGGAAGGGTCTTATCGTGGACCCGAGAACCAAGTATGTGTATCATCGACCGTAG
- the LOC126609416 gene encoding uncharacterized protein LOC126609416 isoform X2 — MYRTVATATTATRGGSPTDSGDCVVTLDQVPRWSNSEHRSSLEYDNEDPSFSNSFFPDPLTSQSGGESSSNGIVSRFPVDHEINSKIYLWRGNPWNLEVDAVVNSTNENMDEAHCSPGLHAAAGPGLAEECASLGGCRTGMAKVTKAYDLPARRVIHTVGPKYAVKYHTAAENALSHCYRSCLELLIENGLQSIAMGCIYTEAKNYPREPAAHVAIRTVRRFLEKQKDKIAAVVFCTTTSMDTEIYKRLLPLYFPRDKLEEEIALSKLPADVGDENGETIIDERKIRIKPLPKKNIPKPPQAPVELPVSDVGLVQRNSPYLDSYLDPAFMSLIKDPDQRRKEQWEKTAQAQSGWNCAKILGFGDLGGPPLSAAEEYSLHSRYLAKANSLNLSELAEMKIVYRGGVDSEGRPVMVVVGAHFLLRCLDLERFVHYVIKEFEPLIQKPYTIVYFHSAASLQLQPDLGWMKRVQQILGRKHQRNLHAIYVLHPTFGLKAAIFALQLFVDNVVWKKVVYVDRLLQLFRYVPREQLTIPDFVFQHDLEVNGGKGLIVDPRTKYVYHRP, encoded by the exons ATGTACCGGACCGTGGCTACAGCCACAACTGCAACCAGGGGCGGATCTCCGACTGATAGTGGGGATTGTGTTGTCACTTTGGATCAAGTTCCACGGTGGAGCAATTCAGAGCATCGTTCTTCCTTGGAATATGACAATGAAGATCCTTcgttttcaaattcgttttttccTGATCCTTTAACTTCCCAATCTGGGGGAGAGAGCAGTAGCAATGGGATAGTCTCAAGATTTCCAGTTGACCATGAAATTAATTCAAAGATATATCTATGGAGAGGGAACCCATGGAATCTCGAAGTTGATGCGGTAGTGAATTCTACAAATGAG AACATGGATGAAGCGCATTGTAGTCCTGGTCTGCATGCTGCGGCTGGACCTGGTCTTGCGGAAGAATGTGCATCACTG GGTGGATGTAGAACAGGGATGGCAAAGGTTACTAAAGCGTATGACCTTCCAGCTAG GAGGGTTATCCATACTGTCGGTCCCAAGTATGCAGTGAAATACCATACTGCTGCAGAAAATGCTCTGAGCCATTGTTATCGTTCTTGCCTTGAACTTCTCATTGAAAATGGGCTGCAAAG CATTGCAATGGGCTGTATATATACAGAAGCTAAGAACTACCCTCGTGAGCCAGCTGCCCATGTTGCTATAA GGACTGTACGACGTTTTCTGGAAAAGCAGAAAGATAAAATCGCAGCTGTTGTTTTTTGTACTACCACATCAATGGATACAGAGATATACAAAAG ATTGCTTCCGCTTTACTTTCCCCGAGATAAACTTGAAGAGGAGATTGCCTTGTCGAAGCTTCCTGCAGATGTAGGTGATGAAAATGGCGAGACAATTATAGATGAGCGCAAAATCAGAATAAAGCCTTTGCCCAAGAAGAATATTCCAAAGCCTCCCCAGGCTCCAGTTGAGCTTCCTGTGAGTGATGTTGGCTTGGTACAAAG GAACTCACCATATTTGGATTCATATTTGGATCCTGCCTTCATGTCCTTAATAAAAGATCCAGATCAGAGACGCAAGGAACAATGGGAGAAAACTGCTCAAGCACAAAGTGGATGGAATTGTGCTAAAATTCTTGGGTTTGGCGACCTTGGTGGACCTCCATTGTCTGCTGCAGAAGAATACTCGCTTCATTCAAGATACCTTGCTAAAGCAAATTCTCTTAATCTTTCAGAACTTGCAGAAATGAAAATTGT TTACCGAGGTGGGGTTGACAGCGAGGGTCGTCCTGTAATGGTGGTTGTGGGGGCACATTTTCTTTTGCGATGTCTTGATCTAGAACGATTTGTACACTATGTTATTAAG GAGTTTGAACCCTTAATACAAAAGCCTTATACTATTGTATACTTCCACTCAGCAGCATCTTTACAGCT CCAGCCAGACTTGGGGTGGATGAAAAGGGTACAACAGATACTTGGTCGTAAACACCAACGTAATCTGCAT GCAATATACGTCCTTCACCCGACATTTGGGCTGAAGGCTGCAATATTTGCCCTGCAACTGTTCGTGGACAATGTG GTCTGGAAGAAAGTGGTATATGTAGATAGATTACTGCAGCTCTTTCGATATGTTCCTCGTGAGCAGTTGACCATCCCCGACTTTGTGTTCCA GCACGATTTGGAAGTGAACGGTGGGAAGGGTCTTATCGTGGACCCGAGAACCAAGTATGTGTATCATCGACCGTAG
- the LOC126609417 gene encoding clp protease adapter protein ClpF, chloroplastic-like isoform X1 encodes MEQGLSLSALTASCNGGVCGSMPSWRRHFKLMSKTRISTGVERCGIWHLCRQSLFLRGNTDVVRQRNMRVEAGWLFKGGDQGLNASSEQSESANEDILIFFFQLDLATRVQYALNTEQYDVAQQLRNKLTEVEAEVIKQQEAKRGSSPKSEAQDKAISIIRLRADLQKAIESENYAVAAKLRDTISKLEAESLAASAKALAHENANYSFRLGQRVRHKIFGYRAVVCGMDPVCSESSTWMETAQVEKLRRGSNQPFYQHCMQCNMILNDIYIIFPQILVDVHADPNLLVAYVSEENLLAPEEPDLDQFDHPYISFLFYGMDAAGDFIPIKQLREKYNRPRHEIPYDPQDEGEGRDA; translated from the exons ATGGAGCAAGGTCTGTCACTGAGTGCTCTGACTGCGTCTTGCAATGGTGGGGTATGTGGATCAATGCCTTCGTGGAGGAGGCATTTCAAACTAATGAGCAAAACCCGGATAAGTACTGGTGTCGAAAGGTGTGGTATCTGGCATCTGTGCCGTCAAAGCTTATTCTTAAGAGGTAACACCGATGTGGTAAGACAAAGGAATATGAGGGTGGAAGCTGGTTGGCTGTTTAAAGGGGGTGATCAGGGGTTGAATGCAAGCTCGGAGCAGAGCGAGAGTGCTAATGAAGATATTTTGATATTCTTTTTTCAGCTGGACCTGGCAACACGAGTACAG TATGCTTTGAACACGGAACAGTATGATGTTGCACAACAACTAAGAAACAAGCTGACTGAG GTTGAAGCTGAGGTTATTAAGCAGCAGGAGGCAAAAAGGGGTTCGTCCCCAAAGAGTGAAGCTCAAGATAAGGCGATAAGTATCATTCGCTTACG TGCAGACCTGCAGAAAGCAATTGAGAGTGAGAATTATGCAGTGGCAGCCAAGCTACGAGATACAATTTCTAAACTGGAGGCAGAGTCACTGGCTGCATCCGCCAAAGCTTTAGCACATGAAAATGCAAATTATTCATTTCGTTTGGGACAGAGAGTGAGGCATAAAATTTTTG GCTATCGCGCCGTGGTTTGTGGGATGGATCCGGTGTGTTCTGAATCAAGTACATGGATGGAAACTGCACAGGTTGAAAAGTTGAGACGCGGTTCTAATCAGCCATTTTATCAG CATTGCATGCAATGCAATATGATTTTGAATGATATCTACATCATCTTTCCTCAGATTTTGGTTGATGTACATGCGGACCCCAACCTTCTGGTGGCATATG TTTCTGAGGAGAATCTGTTAGCCCCTGAAGAACCCGACTTG GATCAATTTGATCATCCCTACATTTCCTTTCTATTCTATGGGATGGATGCAGCTGGAGATTTCATCCCCATCAAGCAATTGCGAGAGAAGTACAATCGGCCACGACATGAAATCCCCTACGATCCTCAAGACGAGGGGGAAGGAAGAGATGCTTAG
- the LOC126609417 gene encoding clp protease adapter protein ClpF, chloroplastic-like isoform X2 produces MEQGLSLSALTASCNGGVCGSMPSWRRHFKLMSKTRISTGVERCGIWHLCRQSLFLRGNTDVVRQRNMRVEAGWLFKGGDQGLNASSEQSESANEDILIFFFQLDLATRVQYALNTEQYDVAQQLRNKLTEVEAEVIKQQEAKRGSSPKSEAQDKAISIIRLRADLQKAIESENYAVAAKLRDTISKLEAESLAASAKALAHENANYSFRLGQRVRHKIFGYRAVVCGMDPVCSESSTWMETAQVEKLRRGSNQPFYQILVDVHADPNLLVAYVSEENLLAPEEPDLDQFDHPYISFLFYGMDAAGDFIPIKQLREKYNRPRHEIPYDPQDEGEGRDA; encoded by the exons ATGGAGCAAGGTCTGTCACTGAGTGCTCTGACTGCGTCTTGCAATGGTGGGGTATGTGGATCAATGCCTTCGTGGAGGAGGCATTTCAAACTAATGAGCAAAACCCGGATAAGTACTGGTGTCGAAAGGTGTGGTATCTGGCATCTGTGCCGTCAAAGCTTATTCTTAAGAGGTAACACCGATGTGGTAAGACAAAGGAATATGAGGGTGGAAGCTGGTTGGCTGTTTAAAGGGGGTGATCAGGGGTTGAATGCAAGCTCGGAGCAGAGCGAGAGTGCTAATGAAGATATTTTGATATTCTTTTTTCAGCTGGACCTGGCAACACGAGTACAG TATGCTTTGAACACGGAACAGTATGATGTTGCACAACAACTAAGAAACAAGCTGACTGAG GTTGAAGCTGAGGTTATTAAGCAGCAGGAGGCAAAAAGGGGTTCGTCCCCAAAGAGTGAAGCTCAAGATAAGGCGATAAGTATCATTCGCTTACG TGCAGACCTGCAGAAAGCAATTGAGAGTGAGAATTATGCAGTGGCAGCCAAGCTACGAGATACAATTTCTAAACTGGAGGCAGAGTCACTGGCTGCATCCGCCAAAGCTTTAGCACATGAAAATGCAAATTATTCATTTCGTTTGGGACAGAGAGTGAGGCATAAAATTTTTG GCTATCGCGCCGTGGTTTGTGGGATGGATCCGGTGTGTTCTGAATCAAGTACATGGATGGAAACTGCACAGGTTGAAAAGTTGAGACGCGGTTCTAATCAGCCATTTTATCAG ATTTTGGTTGATGTACATGCGGACCCCAACCTTCTGGTGGCATATG TTTCTGAGGAGAATCTGTTAGCCCCTGAAGAACCCGACTTG GATCAATTTGATCATCCCTACATTTCCTTTCTATTCTATGGGATGGATGCAGCTGGAGATTTCATCCCCATCAAGCAATTGCGAGAGAAGTACAATCGGCCACGACATGAAATCCCCTACGATCCTCAAGACGAGGGGGAAGGAAGAGATGCTTAG